Proteins encoded by one window of Dietzia sp. B32:
- a CDS encoding DUF368 domain-containing protein translates to MTADSSRPTRDHHDPVRSIHDPVDDADLDPGTPVPVRPGPLGMVGNVVRGALIGMAELVPGVSGGTVALVTGVYPRLLDSGAHVVDGLRSAALGPERRARTRAAFRHVDWWLLLPLALGMLAMVFTMAGVMKGFVEGSPEIARGLFLGMVAASVAVPLGMARATPGGRNWVLGLIFVLGAAFAFVLSGLPSGSISDPSYLLVFVAAAVAICALVLPGVSGSYLLLAMGLYAPTLGAVDDRNFAYLGVFALGALVGISLFVKVLDRLLEDFRKPTLVAMAGLMLGSLRALWPWQTEEAEVLAPGADWPAVLAAVAAGIVVVLIVLAVERVFADRTATTDPDPRASALEDRG, encoded by the coding sequence ATGACTGCCGATTCGTCGAGGCCCACCCGCGACCACCACGACCCGGTCCGGTCCATCCATGACCCGGTCGACGACGCCGATCTCGACCCCGGCACGCCGGTGCCGGTCCGGCCCGGTCCGCTGGGGATGGTCGGCAACGTCGTCCGTGGCGCGCTCATCGGGATGGCCGAGCTCGTGCCCGGCGTCTCGGGTGGCACGGTGGCACTGGTGACCGGCGTCTATCCGCGCTTGCTGGACTCCGGGGCTCACGTCGTGGACGGTCTGCGCTCGGCCGCTCTGGGGCCGGAGCGCCGGGCCCGCACCCGCGCGGCGTTCCGGCACGTCGACTGGTGGCTGCTGTTGCCGCTGGCGCTGGGCATGCTCGCGATGGTCTTCACCATGGCCGGTGTGATGAAGGGGTTCGTCGAGGGCAGTCCCGAGATCGCCCGAGGACTGTTCCTCGGCATGGTCGCGGCGAGCGTCGCCGTGCCGCTGGGGATGGCGCGGGCCACCCCGGGTGGGCGCAACTGGGTGCTGGGCCTGATCTTCGTGCTCGGCGCCGCGTTCGCGTTCGTCCTGTCCGGGTTGCCGAGCGGGTCGATCAGCGACCCCTCCTACCTGTTGGTGTTCGTCGCGGCGGCGGTGGCGATCTGCGCACTGGTCCTGCCCGGCGTCTCCGGGTCGTACCTTCTCCTGGCGATGGGGCTCTACGCCCCGACCCTCGGCGCCGTCGACGACCGGAACTTCGCCTACCTCGGTGTGTTCGCGCTGGGCGCGCTCGTCGGTATCTCCCTGTTCGTCAAGGTCCTCGACCGCCTGCTCGAGGATTTCCGCAAGCCCACGCTGGTGGCCATGGCCGGCCTGATGCTGGGGTCGCTGCGTGCGCTGTGGCCGTGGCAGACCGAGGAGGCCGAGGTCCTGGCCCCCGGCGCCGACTGGCCGGCGGTCCTGGCCGCCGTGGCCGCGGGCATCGTCGTGGTGCTGATCGTGCTGGCCGTCGAGCGGGTGTTCGCGGACAGGACCGCCACCACCGACCCCGACCCGCGGGCCTCCGCACTCGAGGACCGCGGGTAG
- a CDS encoding FAD-binding oxidoreductase, translated as MSNGPGPDHAEEPFRASELERLVGDIDLDPFLGTPVDPLAEPLEQPVPVEAQTPPLLALRDLLADERFPALFARALRVADPDFRELFPRDATPVLRDFARAMRWAFETTEHARGDRDKVEEVVEFARDLGADHRKLELTPGHHQRFGEALAHTLRHLAGRGWDDRLETTLGTAYRVLSTALQQGASADDRGPARVGATVVEVLRPTRDVVVVRLLSDVMVDYHPGQYLSVLTPYAPGVWRRLSPSIPSNPAGQIEFHIRDVPGGALSGSLVRGVGVGDRWVVARPLGLLEVDRTEPFRDVLMIGGGTGIAPLRCLLLDMMRHAHNPRVHLFYGARYPGDLYDLPTLVDLAATAPWLTIQPVSESDEDPWWAGPRQELPRTLHRRQSGTLVEAVTQWGSWADRQVIVSGSPDMLRATIRGLVAAGTPRENISYDRP; from the coding sequence GTGAGCAACGGCCCCGGACCGGACCATGCCGAGGAACCGTTCCGTGCCTCCGAGCTGGAGCGCCTCGTGGGAGACATCGACCTGGACCCGTTCCTCGGCACGCCCGTCGATCCGTTGGCCGAGCCGCTCGAGCAGCCGGTCCCCGTCGAGGCGCAGACCCCGCCGCTGCTCGCTCTACGCGACCTGCTGGCCGACGAGCGGTTCCCCGCGTTGTTCGCCCGGGCCCTGCGGGTGGCCGACCCCGACTTTCGTGAATTGTTCCCCCGCGACGCCACACCGGTGCTCCGGGACTTCGCGCGGGCGATGCGGTGGGCGTTCGAGACCACCGAGCACGCGCGCGGCGACCGGGACAAGGTGGAGGAGGTGGTCGAGTTCGCCCGCGACCTGGGAGCCGACCACCGCAAGCTCGAACTGACGCCCGGGCATCACCAGCGCTTCGGGGAGGCGCTGGCCCACACTCTGCGCCACCTCGCCGGACGCGGCTGGGACGACCGGCTCGAGACGACCCTGGGCACCGCTTACCGGGTGCTGTCGACCGCGCTGCAGCAGGGCGCCTCCGCCGACGACCGGGGGCCCGCGCGCGTCGGAGCGACCGTGGTGGAGGTCCTCCGGCCGACCCGAGATGTGGTGGTGGTGCGGCTCCTCAGCGACGTGATGGTCGACTACCACCCGGGGCAGTACCTCAGCGTGCTCACGCCCTACGCTCCCGGCGTGTGGCGACGGCTCAGCCCGTCGATCCCGTCGAACCCGGCCGGCCAGATCGAATTCCACATCCGCGACGTACCCGGCGGCGCGCTGAGCGGATCCCTGGTCCGCGGCGTGGGGGTGGGCGACCGCTGGGTGGTCGCCCGCCCGCTCGGACTGCTCGAGGTGGACCGGACCGAGCCGTTCCGCGACGTGCTCATGATCGGCGGCGGGACCGGGATCGCCCCCTTGCGGTGCCTGCTGCTGGACATGATGCGCCACGCCCACAACCCGCGGGTGCACCTGTTCTACGGGGCCCGCTACCCCGGTGACCTCTACGACCTGCCGACCCTGGTCGACCTCGCCGCCACCGCCCCGTGGCTGACCATCCAGCCCGTCTCCGAGTCCGACGAGGACCCCTGGTGGGCCGGCCCCCGGCAGGAACTGCCCCGCACGCTGCACCGACGGCAGTCCGGGACCCTGGTCGAGGCCGTCACGCAGTGGGGATCGTGGGCCGACCGGCAGGTGATCGTCTCGGGCTCGCCCGACATGCTGCGTGCCACGATCCGCGGCCTGGTCGCGGCGGGCACCCCGCGGGAGAACATCAGCTACGACCGCCCCTGA
- a CDS encoding nitrilase-related carbon-nitrogen hydrolase, which produces MRIAAAQILTGRDPQDNLRLVRESVAGAAAQGARIVVLPEATMRAFGAGRLDEIAEPLDGPWATAVAESARQHGVLVVVGMFTPGQGGRVRNTLLVTGPAGDAGGGSAGEGQGAKGQGGDVHLGYDKIHLFDAFGFAESDTVEPGDATRVVSVDGVGVGLSVCYDIRFPGQYRALADDGARVILCSASWGAGEGKIDQWRLLSRARALDSTTFLLAVGQADPEAEGVEVKPGAPTGVGHSLLVGPDGTVRAEAGAGSELLVVDVDDDEVSGIRKVIPVLANGRVTESPAGEVPR; this is translated from the coding sequence GTGCGCATCGCCGCAGCCCAGATCCTGACCGGACGCGACCCGCAGGACAACCTGCGACTGGTCCGCGAGTCGGTGGCCGGGGCCGCAGCGCAAGGGGCCCGGATCGTGGTGCTGCCCGAGGCCACCATGCGGGCGTTCGGTGCCGGCCGCCTGGACGAGATCGCCGAACCCCTCGACGGCCCGTGGGCGACCGCGGTGGCCGAGAGCGCACGGCAGCACGGTGTCCTCGTCGTCGTCGGCATGTTCACGCCCGGGCAGGGCGGCCGCGTGCGCAACACCCTCCTGGTCACCGGCCCGGCCGGCGACGCCGGGGGAGGATCCGCCGGTGAGGGGCAGGGCGCTAAAGGGCAGGGCGGGGACGTCCACCTGGGTTACGACAAGATCCACCTGTTCGACGCGTTCGGGTTCGCCGAGTCCGACACCGTCGAGCCGGGCGATGCGACGCGCGTCGTGTCCGTCGACGGCGTCGGGGTGGGCCTGAGCGTCTGCTACGACATCCGTTTCCCGGGCCAGTACCGCGCCCTCGCGGACGACGGCGCACGGGTCATCCTGTGCAGCGCCTCGTGGGGCGCCGGCGAGGGCAAGATCGACCAGTGGCGGCTGCTGTCGCGGGCCCGCGCGCTGGACTCGACCACGTTCCTGCTGGCCGTGGGCCAGGCCGATCCCGAGGCCGAGGGCGTCGAGGTCAAGCCCGGTGCCCCCACCGGCGTCGGCCACTCCCTGCTCGTCGGCCCGGACGGGACCGTGCGTGCCGAAGCCGGTGCCGGGTCGGAACTGTTGGTGGTGGATGTCGACGACGACGAGGTCTCCGGCATCCGGAAGGTGATCCCGGTGCTCGCCAACGGACGGGTCACGGAGTCCCCGGCCGGGGAGGTCCCGCGGTGA
- a CDS encoding DUF1624 domain-containing protein, which translates to MTTTEEAARPGHATDRPRPRIDGIDLARFLAIVGMMTAHLWVSDAFEITEPSSLLNPGAWAAVFDGRSAALFGLLAGVSVAIVSRRPLTLGGAEVPRLRLNLMTRGVVIAGIGVVLEELQYAIAVVLTVYGFVFIALALLVRQGPRRLFALAAGSMVLGTLSVLVADLVPTSVWEPNGVIVRVFVGGMYPVFIWIGYGLVGMAVMRLGLHDPVVQRRVTATGASMALVAYALGAVVSRTWTHVSLPGIEEFASGEPQPAVTDLGMVELAAPVSDWQFILLSPDAHSGGVLDLMGSLGVALAVLGMCLLACRNERVLRLTAPMRAAGAMPLTIYILHVLTAAVVAKLFFWQKTEFMELLMTSVTTAGPEHEQAMELLMAWMVETTLAKWALLAASIIAFPVLASLWRRRHAKGPAEELLSRAVAKVTADSPPPNWQR; encoded by the coding sequence ATGACGACAACTGAAGAGGCGGCCCGACCGGGGCACGCCACGGACCGGCCGCGACCACGTATCGACGGCATCGACCTCGCCCGGTTCCTGGCCATCGTCGGGATGATGACCGCCCACCTGTGGGTCAGCGACGCCTTCGAGATCACGGAGCCCTCGTCACTGCTCAATCCGGGTGCGTGGGCGGCGGTCTTCGACGGCCGCTCCGCCGCACTGTTCGGCCTGCTCGCCGGCGTCTCGGTCGCGATCGTCTCCCGCAGACCCCTGACACTGGGAGGGGCCGAGGTCCCCCGGCTGCGGCTGAACCTCATGACCCGCGGCGTCGTGATCGCCGGGATCGGGGTGGTCCTCGAGGAGCTGCAGTACGCGATCGCGGTGGTCCTCACCGTCTACGGATTCGTCTTCATCGCCCTCGCCCTCCTCGTGCGACAGGGGCCCCGGCGGCTGTTCGCCCTGGCCGCCGGGTCGATGGTGCTCGGCACCCTCTCGGTGCTCGTGGCGGACCTGGTGCCCACCTCGGTGTGGGAGCCCAACGGCGTCATCGTCCGGGTGTTCGTGGGCGGCATGTATCCGGTGTTCATCTGGATCGGATACGGGCTGGTGGGCATGGCCGTCATGCGCCTGGGTCTGCACGACCCGGTGGTGCAGCGTCGCGTGACCGCGACCGGGGCCTCGATGGCGCTCGTCGCCTACGCCCTGGGCGCCGTGGTCTCGCGCACCTGGACGCACGTCTCGCTTCCGGGGATCGAGGAGTTCGCGTCGGGCGAACCGCAGCCCGCGGTGACGGACCTGGGAATGGTCGAGCTCGCCGCACCCGTCTCGGACTGGCAGTTCATCCTGCTGTCGCCGGACGCCCACTCGGGAGGGGTGCTCGATCTCATGGGCTCCCTCGGGGTGGCGCTGGCGGTGCTGGGCATGTGCCTCCTCGCCTGCCGGAACGAGCGCGTCCTCCGTCTCACGGCGCCCATGCGGGCGGCGGGGGCGATGCCGCTGACGATCTACATCCTCCACGTGCTCACCGCCGCAGTCGTCGCGAAGCTGTTCTTCTGGCAGAAGACCGAGTTCATGGAGTTGCTCATGACCTCGGTGACCACCGCGGGACCCGAACACGAGCAGGCGATGGAGCTGCTCATGGCCTGGATGGTCGAGACGACCCTCGCCAAGTGGGCGCTCCTGGCGGCGTCGATCATCGCGTTCCCCGTCCTGGCCTCGCTCTGGCGGCGACGTCACGCCAAGGGGCCGGCGGAGGAACTCCTCTCCCGAGCGGTGGCCAAGGTGACGGCTGACAGCCCGCCCCCGAACTGGCAGCGGTAG
- a CDS encoding AMP-binding protein: MTAARMEQGHAPLGLPARPAGRGGAVAVVTDRAEYTYAELARMSAERAAEYPSVTTGRRMIGLMATNTVEFLVDYLAAHEAGHVVLLLPPDGAATDHLLAAWHPDVVAGDGRPLPGGVDTAPPRHELHPDLALLMSTSGSTGAPKLVRQSRRAVLANARSIVDYLGIVPGDRAITTLPPHYCYGLSVLHSHLLAGASVVLNSDSVSTPAFWARAESRQVTTFAAVPHTVELLERAGLEHLDRLTHLRYLTQAGGRLAPDAVRRLAAHLEMRGAELVVMYGQTEATARMGYLPPQLARTRAGAIGIAIPGGSFRVDRPQGAGPDDPGELVYRGPNVMMGYARSSADLARGPELEELRTGDLARIAADGLVEIVGRMGRETKIFGHRIDLGRVESSLADGGVDAWCVGEPDRLVVVSRERSNALVTAAASASGLPTSAIEQFVVVDPPRTPAGKIDQAALRALVAGRDRAGAGSDTDPPSSLVVRALGLDACPPEATFVDLGGDSLTYVVLSTRLEERVPDLPRDWHLRPLGELDTRAAGPRPPAASRWTPWRAWARVDTSVVLRALFILTIVGGHTRAFAVYGGAHVLVALTGYSLARFRLHSTSARQRARGVLTTAGRIAVPAVVWLLLVTPLTSRYHWYSPLLATHFLGPRSWSDDRWWNPWQMWFVEATVYLLLGVAALMAVPAVSRLDRRWPFALPATLVGLGLLVRFAVIDLGGGPLVWYSAPAVLWLFGLGWAVARAEPGGSAPGPHRAVPAATWARLACSAVALVCVPGWFGHPEREVVIVAGILALIWIPSVRLPRPVVRVVTPLAAASLFIYLTHFLVYPPIRDAGHPWVSWAASLAVGVCAWWLWERGTAIARRAAARGRGRRQHR, encoded by the coding sequence GTGACCGCCGCGCGTATGGAACAGGGGCACGCCCCGCTCGGGTTGCCCGCCCGGCCGGCCGGGCGCGGTGGAGCGGTCGCCGTGGTGACCGACCGGGCGGAGTACACCTACGCGGAGCTCGCCCGGATGAGTGCCGAGCGCGCGGCCGAGTACCCGTCCGTGACGACCGGTCGCCGCATGATCGGTCTGATGGCGACGAACACCGTCGAGTTCCTGGTGGACTACCTCGCCGCCCACGAGGCCGGGCACGTCGTGCTGCTCCTCCCGCCGGACGGCGCGGCGACGGACCACCTCCTCGCGGCCTGGCACCCCGACGTGGTCGCCGGGGACGGCCGGCCACTCCCGGGCGGTGTGGACACGGCGCCGCCGCGGCACGAACTGCACCCCGACCTGGCCCTGCTCATGAGCACCTCCGGCTCCACGGGCGCGCCCAAGCTGGTCCGGCAGTCCCGCCGGGCCGTGCTGGCCAACGCGCGCTCGATCGTGGACTACCTCGGCATCGTGCCGGGGGACCGGGCGATCACCACCCTGCCGCCGCACTACTGCTACGGCCTGTCGGTACTGCACAGCCATCTGCTGGCCGGCGCGTCCGTGGTGCTCAACTCCGATTCCGTCTCCACGCCGGCGTTCTGGGCCCGGGCCGAGAGCCGGCAGGTGACGACGTTCGCCGCCGTACCGCACACGGTCGAGCTCCTCGAGCGTGCCGGCCTCGAGCACCTGGACCGGCTCACCCACCTGCGCTACCTCACCCAGGCCGGTGGCCGGCTGGCGCCGGACGCGGTCCGCCGTCTGGCCGCACACCTGGAGATGCGGGGCGCCGAACTCGTGGTGATGTACGGACAGACCGAGGCGACGGCCCGCATGGGGTACCTCCCACCGCAACTCGCGCGGACCCGGGCGGGTGCGATCGGGATCGCGATCCCCGGCGGGTCGTTCCGCGTCGACCGTCCGCAGGGGGCCGGGCCCGACGACCCGGGGGAGCTCGTCTATCGCGGCCCCAACGTGATGATGGGGTACGCCCGGTCGTCTGCCGACCTCGCGCGGGGGCCGGAGCTGGAAGAGCTGCGGACCGGCGACCTCGCCCGCATCGCCGCCGACGGTCTCGTGGAGATCGTCGGGCGGATGGGGCGCGAGACGAAGATCTTCGGACACCGGATCGACCTGGGTCGCGTGGAGTCCTCCCTCGCGGACGGTGGTGTCGACGCCTGGTGCGTCGGTGAGCCCGACCGCTTGGTCGTGGTGTCCCGTGAGCGCTCGAACGCCCTCGTCACCGCCGCCGCGTCGGCCTCGGGTCTGCCCACGTCGGCGATCGAACAGTTCGTCGTCGTCGACCCTCCCCGTACCCCCGCCGGCAAGATCGACCAGGCCGCGCTGCGCGCACTCGTCGCCGGTCGCGACCGGGCCGGCGCCGGGTCGGACACCGACCCGCCCAGCTCGCTCGTGGTCCGCGCGCTCGGACTCGACGCGTGCCCGCCGGAGGCCACGTTCGTCGACCTGGGCGGGGACTCCCTCACCTATGTGGTCCTCTCGACCCGGCTCGAGGAGCGGGTGCCCGACCTGCCCCGCGATTGGCACCTGCGCCCGCTGGGTGAACTCGACACCCGGGCGGCCGGACCGCGTCCGCCGGCGGCCTCCCGCTGGACTCCCTGGAGAGCGTGGGCCCGCGTCGACACCTCGGTGGTGCTGCGCGCCCTGTTCATCCTCACGATCGTCGGCGGGCACACCCGGGCGTTCGCGGTCTACGGCGGCGCGCACGTCCTGGTGGCCCTGACCGGCTACTCCCTGGCCCGCTTCCGGCTGCACTCCACCAGCGCCCGCCAGCGGGCCCGCGGCGTGCTCACGACGGCCGGGAGGATCGCGGTCCCCGCAGTCGTCTGGCTGCTGCTCGTCACTCCTCTGACCAGTCGCTATCACTGGTACTCGCCGCTGCTGGCCACCCACTTCCTCGGTCCCCGGTCCTGGTCCGACGACCGCTGGTGGAACCCGTGGCAGATGTGGTTCGTCGAGGCGACCGTCTATCTCCTGCTCGGCGTGGCCGCGCTCATGGCGGTCCCCGCGGTCAGCAGACTCGACAGGCGGTGGCCGTTCGCGCTGCCCGCCACGCTGGTCGGGCTCGGACTGCTCGTGCGCTTCGCCGTCATCGACCTCGGCGGGGGACCCCTCGTGTGGTACTCGGCGCCGGCGGTGCTGTGGTTGTTCGGCCTCGGCTGGGCGGTGGCGCGGGCCGAGCCCGGGGGGTCCGCACCGGGCCCACATCGCGCGGTCCCGGCCGCGACGTGGGCGCGGCTCGCCTGCTCGGCGGTCGCGCTCGTGTGCGTGCCGGGTTGGTTCGGCCACCCGGAGCGGGAAGTGGTGATCGTGGCCGGGATCCTCGCGCTGATCTGGATCCCCTCGGTCCGGTTGCCCCGGCCGGTGGTGCGGGTGGTGACCCCTCTAGCAGCGGCCTCGCTGTTCATCTATCTGACCCACTTCCTCGTCTACCCGCCGATCCGGGACGCGGGCCACCCGTGGGTGTCATGGGCGGCCTCGCTGGCGGTGGGGGTGTGCGCGTGGTGGCTGTGGGAACGCGGCACGGCGATCGCGCGGCGGGCCGCCGCCCGGGGTCGGGGACGCCGTCAACACCGGTAA
- a CDS encoding heat shock protein transcriptional repressor HspR: MTPRRDVGELGPDDSVLVISVAAELSGLHAQTLRTYDRLGLVTPERTSGGGRRYSLRDVAMLREVQRLSQEEGVNLAGIKRIIELTNQVDALRGRVSELVEEVAELRRRSGGSARMGGQLVHVPRSTSVVVWRPRHKRDADISDDR, translated from the coding sequence ATGACTCCCCGGCGGGACGTCGGGGAGCTGGGACCCGACGACAGCGTCCTGGTGATCTCCGTGGCCGCCGAACTGTCCGGGTTGCACGCCCAGACCCTGCGCACCTACGACCGGCTGGGGCTCGTCACGCCCGAGCGCACCAGCGGCGGCGGGCGACGCTACTCGCTGCGGGACGTGGCCATGCTCCGTGAGGTCCAGCGCCTCAGCCAGGAGGAGGGCGTCAACCTCGCCGGCATCAAACGGATCATCGAACTGACCAACCAGGTCGACGCCCTGCGTGGCCGTGTGTCCGAGCTGGTCGAGGAAGTGGCCGAGCTCCGTCGCCGTTCCGGCGGTTCCGCGCGGATGGGCGGCCAGCTCGTCCACGTGCCCCGGTCGACCTCCGTCGTGGTGTGGCGGCCCCGGCACAAGCGGGACGCCGACATCAGCGACGACCGATGA
- the dnaJ gene encoding molecular chaperone DnaJ: MSQREWVEKDYYAELGVSKSATQDEIRKAYRKLARENHPDSNPGNAAAEEKFKRISEANDVIGDPARRKEYDAFRAQVSSGGFSGFAPGGGGRYTTSGDFDINDLFGGGGPAGGAGGFSDLFGGLFNQARPGGGGGAGRGRSQRPRGGQDVETALTLSFREAALGETVQIKLSSASPCLICHGSGARPGTSPKVCGTCHGAGVTQRTQGAFGFAEPCTDCGGTGSKIDDPCAECAGSGVTDRVRTINVKVPAGVSDGQRIRLSGQGEAGFRGAPSGDLYVTVTVQKDQVFDRDGADLLVDLPVSYPELVRGAQVSVPTLTGRVTVKIPAGSRDGQILRVRGRGIARKTGTGDLKVTLRVATPPAGMAEAELAAYDDALRAAGFDPRSGWAGSA; this comes from the coding sequence GTGAGTCAGCGCGAATGGGTCGAGAAGGACTACTACGCCGAACTGGGCGTCTCCAAGTCCGCCACCCAGGACGAGATCCGCAAGGCCTACCGCAAGCTCGCGCGGGAGAACCACCCGGACTCCAACCCGGGCAACGCGGCGGCGGAGGAGAAGTTCAAGCGGATCAGCGAGGCGAACGACGTCATCGGTGACCCCGCCCGACGCAAGGAGTACGACGCGTTCCGCGCCCAGGTCTCCTCCGGCGGGTTCAGCGGCTTCGCCCCGGGCGGCGGGGGCAGATACACAACGTCCGGTGACTTCGACATCAACGACCTCTTCGGTGGCGGCGGGCCCGCGGGTGGCGCCGGCGGGTTCTCGGACCTGTTCGGCGGCCTGTTCAACCAGGCCCGCCCGGGCGGGGGCGGCGGCGCCGGTCGCGGCCGGTCGCAGCGCCCGCGCGGGGGTCAGGACGTCGAGACCGCACTGACCCTGTCCTTCCGTGAGGCGGCCCTCGGTGAGACGGTCCAGATCAAGCTCTCCTCGGCCTCGCCCTGCCTGATCTGCCACGGCAGTGGCGCGAGGCCGGGGACCAGCCCCAAGGTGTGTGGGACCTGCCACGGTGCGGGCGTCACCCAGCGCACCCAGGGTGCGTTCGGGTTCGCCGAGCCCTGCACCGACTGCGGCGGCACCGGATCCAAGATCGACGACCCGTGCGCCGAGTGCGCGGGCAGCGGGGTCACGGATCGCGTCCGCACCATCAACGTCAAGGTCCCGGCCGGCGTCTCCGACGGCCAGCGCATCCGCCTCTCGGGCCAGGGTGAGGCGGGTTTCCGTGGCGCGCCGTCGGGCGACCTGTACGTCACGGTCACCGTCCAGAAGGACCAGGTGTTCGACCGGGACGGGGCCGACCTGCTCGTCGACCTGCCGGTGTCCTACCCGGAGCTGGTCCGCGGCGCCCAGGTGTCGGTGCCCACCCTCACCGGACGGGTGACCGTCAAGATCCCCGCCGGTTCCCGCGACGGCCAGATCCTGCGGGTACGTGGCCGGGGGATCGCACGCAAGACCGGAACCGGTGACCTCAAGGTCACCCTCCGGGTGGCCACGCCCCCCGCCGGGATGGCCGAAGCCGAGCTCGCCGCCTATGACGACGCGTTGCGCGCCGCCGGCTTCGATCCACGGTCGGGCTGGGCCGGGTCGGCATGA
- the grpE gene encoding nucleotide exchange factor GrpE: MTRPEQTDASEKAAWAGADDEAEQAAEAVEAEIVDDGTAPAGDGTAADAADAGGAPTGDVQTEDPTAALQAQLDERTADLQRVSAEFANYRRRVERDRQSIIDTAKGSVLIELLGVVDDLDRAEAHGDLAEGPLKVFADKVRALLTAQGVEAFGAEGDAFDPALHEAVQDESEGSEPVLGTVLRKGYRHGERTLRTAMVIVR, encoded by the coding sequence GTGACCCGCCCCGAGCAGACCGACGCCTCCGAGAAGGCCGCGTGGGCCGGCGCTGACGACGAGGCCGAGCAGGCCGCCGAGGCCGTCGAGGCCGAGATCGTCGACGACGGCACCGCGCCGGCCGGCGACGGCACCGCAGCCGACGCCGCTGACGCGGGGGGCGCCCCGACCGGTGACGTCCAGACGGAGGACCCGACCGCCGCGCTGCAGGCGCAGCTCGACGAGCGGACCGCGGACCTGCAGCGGGTGTCGGCGGAGTTCGCCAACTACCGCCGCCGCGTCGAGCGGGACCGCCAGTCGATCATCGACACCGCCAAGGGCTCGGTCCTGATCGAGTTGCTGGGAGTCGTCGACGACCTCGACCGCGCCGAGGCGCACGGTGACCTCGCGGAGGGGCCGCTCAAGGTCTTCGCCGACAAGGTCCGCGCACTGCTCACCGCCCAGGGTGTCGAGGCCTTCGGTGCCGAGGGCGACGCGTTCGACCCGGCCCTGCACGAGGCCGTGCAGGACGAGTCCGAGGGGTCCGAGCCCGTGCTGGGCACGGTACTGCGCAAGGGCTACCGCCACGGCGAGCGGACCCTGCGGACGGCGATGGTGATCGTCCGCTGA